The Vallitalea okinawensis genome includes a window with the following:
- a CDS encoding spore germination protein, with amino-acid sequence MKLALNLEDNKLLIKSRMPLDKSFDLIGRDIEFAGTKAFMIFVDGFVKDDIMLRILEDLQWLDESASINDLRGFVERHIGYLEVDYFTDLDKMETAVLSGNVAIVFDNQTEGLLLDARTYPARGPSEPDLEKVTRGSRDGLVETIVFNTALIRRRVRDTRLIFEMKQVGKRSKSDVAIAYIDGLASDKILDELRNKIDEIEVDSLVMAEKSLEELLYKKKWYNPLPQTRFTERPDVAAAHLLEGHIAVIVDNSPSLLLLPTTIFHFTQHAEDYYQTPFIGTYTRWMRFLALLAALVVTPVWLLLVYYVDYLPEWLQFIGAKEEQTIPLFIQFLLLEFGLYVLRIASIHTPSALSTSLGIIGGLLLSEFAVTVGWVSPEAVLYMAIVGICTFSSPSIEFSLAIIVFRVVLLLLTGVFAFWGYAIWGFVIGMAYFIIMVFTTKTFGGFRYTWPLYPWNAQAMSNLIFRKPIIEIKRDRSTNKQ; translated from the coding sequence TGTAAAAGATGACATCATGCTACGTATATTAGAAGATCTGCAATGGTTAGATGAAAGCGCAAGTATCAACGACCTACGAGGCTTTGTAGAAAGACATATTGGCTATCTGGAAGTAGATTACTTTACTGACCTTGATAAAATGGAAACAGCAGTTTTATCAGGAAATGTGGCTATAGTCTTTGATAATCAAACTGAGGGCTTACTTTTAGATGCTCGGACTTACCCAGCTCGCGGTCCTTCAGAACCTGATTTAGAAAAAGTAACCCGTGGTTCTCGTGATGGCTTAGTGGAAACCATTGTCTTCAATACAGCCTTAATTCGTAGAAGAGTTCGCGATACAAGACTTATTTTTGAAATGAAACAAGTTGGAAAGCGATCCAAAAGCGATGTGGCTATTGCATATATTGATGGCCTTGCCAGCGACAAAATCTTAGATGAGTTACGAAATAAAATCGATGAAATAGAAGTTGACAGTTTGGTCATGGCTGAAAAATCCTTAGAGGAACTACTCTATAAAAAGAAATGGTATAACCCATTACCTCAGACACGTTTCACAGAACGTCCCGATGTGGCTGCTGCTCATTTACTAGAAGGGCATATCGCTGTTATCGTTGATAATTCACCAAGCTTATTGCTCCTACCAACAACTATTTTTCACTTTACTCAACATGCAGAAGATTATTATCAAACGCCATTTATCGGTACCTATACAAGATGGATGAGATTTTTAGCTCTTTTGGCTGCTTTAGTCGTTACGCCTGTTTGGTTACTTCTTGTATACTATGTGGATTACCTACCAGAGTGGTTACAATTTATTGGCGCCAAGGAAGAACAAACCATTCCTTTGTTTATACAATTTCTACTGTTGGAATTCGGACTTTATGTACTGAGAATTGCTTCAATCCATACTCCAAGCGCCTTGTCGACCTCGCTGGGTATCATCGGTGGCTTACTTCTTTCCGAATTCGCTGTAACGGTTGGTTGGGTGAGTCCCGAAGCAGTATTATATATGGCCATTGTGGGTATTTGTACTTTCTCCTCACCTAGTATTGAATTCTCTTTAGCCATTATCGTTTTCAGAGTGGTACTCTTGCTGTTGACAGGTGTTTTTGCTTTCTGGGGATATGCAATTTGGGGTTTTGTAATCGGTATGGCCTATTTCATCATCATGGTCTTCACTACAAAAACCTTTGGAGGTTTTCGATATACATGGCCACTTTATCCATGGAATGCTCAAGCAATGAGTAACCTGATCTTTAGGAAGCCTATTATCGAAATCAAAAGAGATCGGTCTACCAATAAGCAGTAA
- a CDS encoding ArsR/SmtB family transcription factor: MKINVDTENLEFFQCFSSETRLKMIELIRDEPRNIGELAGILNISSTIVARHINMLQKAGVVEAENLPGKRGLQKKCKLILDEVTLDFKLPVAEVPQYESLEIPVGHFSNYLIQPTCGIASKEKLIGIVDDPRYFSNPERMTGSILWFQNGWIEYKIPSYLLTPSATYLEISLELCSEYPHYKNDYPSDIYFYINSHCLGKWMSPGDFGDKRGIYTPDWWSLGTQYGLLKTIRVTKEATYIDGNRLSDVTIEDLLPYFKEDLTLRIAAPQETEHPGGITLFGQGFGNYPQDIIVKVG; the protein is encoded by the coding sequence ATGAAGATTAATGTAGATACTGAGAATCTTGAGTTTTTTCAATGTTTCTCATCAGAAACTCGATTAAAGATGATAGAGCTAATTAGAGATGAACCTAGGAATATTGGTGAACTTGCAGGTATACTCAATATTTCATCAACTATCGTTGCTAGGCATATAAACATGTTACAAAAAGCTGGTGTCGTTGAGGCAGAAAATTTACCAGGTAAAAGAGGTTTACAAAAAAAGTGTAAACTCATCTTGGATGAAGTAACTCTGGACTTCAAGTTACCAGTTGCTGAAGTACCACAGTATGAAAGCCTCGAAATTCCTGTAGGTCATTTTTCCAACTATCTCATTCAACCTACCTGTGGTATTGCTTCTAAAGAGAAACTCATCGGTATAGTGGATGATCCACGATATTTCAGTAACCCAGAGCGAATGACTGGAAGTATTTTATGGTTTCAAAATGGCTGGATTGAATATAAAATTCCAAGCTATTTATTGACACCTTCTGCAACATACTTAGAAATTTCTCTAGAGTTATGTTCAGAATACCCCCATTACAAAAATGATTACCCATCAGATATTTACTTTTACATCAATAGTCACTGCCTAGGTAAATGGATGAGTCCAGGTGACTTCGGAGACAAAAGAGGTATCTATACACCGGATTGGTGGTCTCTTGGAACACAGTATGGATTATTAAAAACAATAAGAGTCACAAAGGAAGCCACCTATATTGATGGTAACCGACTTTCTGATGTAACTATAGAAGATTTACTTCCTTACTTTAAAGAAGATTTAACTCTACGTATAGCTGCACCCCAGGAAACAGAACACCCTGGAGGTATTACACTATTTGGTCAGGGTTTTGGTAATTACCCTCAAGATATTATAGTTAAAGTAGGTTAA